From the genome of Patagioenas fasciata isolate bPatFas1 chromosome 17, bPatFas1.hap1, whole genome shotgun sequence, one region includes:
- the ARL6IP4 gene encoding ADP-ribosylation factor-like protein 6-interacting protein 4, with translation MAHSRSRKRSRSRSKSDSRSRQERKEKKRRKSSKDSPRDSSSPPRKRISGSHRRKSAEKKKEVKDKKKRKASTSSSETTSSSTSSSSSSSSSSSSDDSSDSDSKMKKSQHGKKKRPKQKDRKKKKKKKKIKKKTKKKSKEEVKEEKAKGEAVLGPSLEQWQKETLVDSGPVLTDEQKSRIQAMKPMTKEEWDARQSVIRRVVDPETGRTRLIKGDGEVLEEIVSKERHKEINKQATRGDGLAFQVRTGMLQ, from the exons ATGGCCCACAGCCGCTCTCGGAAGCGATCGCGAAGCAGGAGTAAAAGTGATTCTCGGAGCAgacaggagaggaaggagaagaaaaggaggaaaagcagcaaggACTCGCCCCGGGACAGCAGCTCTCCTCCGAGGAAGCGGATATCGGGGTCCCACAGACGCAAGTCAGCAG aaaagaagaaggaagTAAAGGACAAAAAGAAGAGGAAGGCAAGCACCTCTTCCTCTGAGACAACATCTTCATCCACCAGCTCCTCGtcatcttcctcctccagctcctcttcTGATGACTCCAGTGACAGCGACTCCAAAATGAAGAAGAGTCAACATGGCAAAAAAAAGCGACcaaaacagaaagacagaaagaagaagaaaaagaagaagaaaataaagaagaaaacaaagaagaagtCAAAGGAAGAGGTTAAGGAGGAGAAAGCTAAGGGAGAAGCGGTGCTGGGCCCCTCGCTGGAGCAGTGGCAGAAGGAGACCCTGGTGGACTCTGGACCAG TTTTGACAGACGAACAAAAGTCCCGAATTCAGGCTATGAAGCCAATGACGAAGGAAGAATGGGATGCGAGGCAGAGTGTGATAAGGAGAGTTGTGGATCCTGAAACTGGGAGAACGAG GCTCATTAAGGGAGATGGAGAAGTACTAGAAGAGATCGTCAGCAAGGAGAGACACAAGGAGATTAACAAG CAAGCCACCCGAGGGGACGGGCTGGCCTTCCAGGTGAGGACGGGGATGCTGCAGTGA